The following coding sequences are from one Coffea arabica cultivar ET-39 chromosome 11e, Coffea Arabica ET-39 HiFi, whole genome shotgun sequence window:
- the LOC113718488 gene encoding tabersonine 16-hydroxylase 1-like, with amino-acid sequence MQRLFDSPIHHLLRDLAKKYGPVMHLKFGEISTIVVTSPEMAKEIFKTHVAFKITSYNFSGIMFSPYGKYWEELRKICNMELLSPQRVQTFKSIREDEVFNLINLIYSQKGSIFNLSRSIFNLTYSIRSHAAFEKRNKDTENFIQLIAETSSLASGFSLADMYPSIKLLQKVEVGKQDGGGGREALVDVLLNIQKSGDFERQLTDTNIKAVILDIFAAGSEASATAMEWAISQTIKNPKIMKRAQDEVRSIFNDKGNVDESRLHELKYLRAIIEEILRDPQYWSEPEKFNPSRFLDAKIDFRGDDFEYIPFGCGRRICPGIAFCQPTVGLALAQW; translated from the exons ATGCAACGACTCTTTGACTCCCCAATCCATCATTTGCTCAGAGACTTAGCAAAGAAATATGGACCAGTGATGCACCTTAAGTTTGGTGAAATTTCAACCATTGTTGTCACTTCACCTGAAATGGccaaagaaatttttaaaacacATGTGGCATTCAAGATTACTTCTTATAATTTCAGTGGCATTATGTTCTCTCCCTATGGCAAATACTGGGAAGAATTGCGAAAAATCTGCAACATGGAACTTCTCAGTCCACAGCGCGTGCAAACTTTCAAATCGATTAGAGAAGATGAGGTCTTCAATCTCattaatttgatttattcaCAAAAGGGATCGATTTTCAACTTAAGCAGAAGCATTTTCAATCTCACCTATAGCATCAGGAGTCACGCAGcatttgaaaaaagaaacaaagacaCAGAAAATTTTATACAGCTTATAGCTGAAACCAGTAGTCTGGCGTCAGGGTTCAGCTTAGCGGATATGTACCCTTCTATTAAGTTGCTTCAA AAAGTGGAAGTAGGAAAACAGGATGGTGGAGGAGGTAGGGAGGCTCTCGTTGATGTTCTTCTCAATATTCAGAAATCTGGTGACTTTGAACGTCAACTAACTGATACAAACATCAAAGCAGTTATCCta GACATTTTTGCTGCTGGTAGTGAGGCATCAGCAACGGCCATGGAGTGGGCAATTTCGCAAACGATCAAAAAcccaaaaataatgaaaaggGCACAAGATGAGGTGAGAAGTATCTTCAATGACAAAGGAAATGTTGATGAATCACGCCTTCATGAGCTCAAATACTTGCGTGCAATCATTGAAGAGATCCTGAG AGATCCCCAGTACTGGAGTGAACCTGAGAAATTTAATCCTTCGCGATTTCTTGATGCTAAAATTGATTTCAGAGGAGATGATTTTGAGTACATCCCATTTGGCTGTGGAAGAAGAATTTGTCCAGGCATAGCATTTTGTCAACCAACTGTTGGGCTGGCTCTTGCACAATGGTGA
- the LOC113719123 gene encoding two-component response regulator ORR21 has protein sequence MASACNEAVPVPEQFPVGLKVLVVDDDIICLRILEQMLRKCLYMVTTCSQATVALNLLRERKGFFDIVLSDVHMPDMDGFKLLELVGLEMDLPVIMMSGDDRTSLVMRGIRHGACDYLIKPIRTEELKNIWQHVVRKRCNVGKEHEHSGGPEDNDWPKNGIDDAEYTSSFNEGAAEKSLKRRKDTKEEDDTEIENDDPTTSKKPRVVWSVELHQQFVSAVNHLGIDKAVPKRILELMNVPGLTRENVASHLQKFRLYLKRLSGVAQQQAGLPSSFCGALEPNPKVGSLGRFDIQALAASGNIPPQTLAALHAEFLNRPTGNLVLPGMDQTNLLQASLPVSKCIALDQNVAYGQPLMKCPSNMSKQFSQTVTSADNTHSGPGAWPSKNLVNMGNCDSFAGLTAQNGNVMLSVMQRQQQQHRQQQEQPQKHSTLQEPSRLINVQPSCLVVPSHSSANFHTGNGLASVNQSCSLSGTSIIDYSILSPQSNISSLNSGRMGDVEIKPASMLGGLSGAGSISPTLSSGSVNADNGVGIHVQNSASRFGPARQLSAIVPNMSALQDSYDTSGQMFDHGMLKSTAFVGRGTSIPSRFAVDEAGLPVGNLNQEKMYGENNANNVKQEPSMNLVENAKVGAPMLRRLSPADVMSVFSD, from the exons ATGGCGAGTGCTTGTAATGAGGCGGTACCGGTGCCGGAGCAGTTTCCGGTAGGGTTAAAGGTTCTGGTGGTGGACGATGACATCATTTGTTTGAGAATTCTTGAGCAAATGCTTCGGAAGTGCCTGTATATGG TTACCACTTGTTCCCAGGCTACTGTTGCTTTGAACCTCTTAAGGGAAAGGAAAGGTTTTTTTGATATTGTGCTGAGTGATGTTCACATGCCCGATATGGATGGCTTTAAACTTCTTGAGCTTGTTGGCTTGGAAATGGACCTTCCTGTCATAA TGATGTCTGGAGATGACAGAACCAGCCTCGTCATGAGGGGAATCAGACATGGAGCTTGCGATTATCTGATTAAGCCTATACGTACAGAAGAGTTGAAGAATATTTGGCAGCATGTAGTTAGAAAAAGATGTAATGTGGGTAAAGAACATGAGCACTCGGGTGGCCCGGAAGATAATGATTGGCCGAAAAATGGAATTGATGATGCTGAATATACTTCTTCTTTTAATGAAGGAGCAGCTGAAAAATCATTGAAGAGAAGGAAAGATACTAAAGAAGAAGATGATACCGAGATAGAAAATGATGACCCTACTACTTCAAAGAAGCCACGTGTAGTCTGGTCGGTTGAGCTTCATCAACAATTTGTTAGTGCCGTCAACCACCTGGGGATTGATA AGGCTGTGCCGAAGAggattctggaattgatgaatGTACCAGGATTAACAAGAGAGAACGTGGCAAGCCATTTGCAG AAATTTAGACTGTATTTAAAAAGGTTAAGTGGAGTAGCCCAACAGCAGGCTGGCCTTCCGAGTTCCTTTTGTGGGGCGCTGGAGCCAAATCCAAAAGTAGGTTCACTGGGAAGGTTTGATATTCAAGCATTGGCTGCCTCTGGTAATATTCCACCACAAACTTTGGCAGCATTGCATGCCGAGTTTTTAAATCGACCAACGGGTAACCTGGTATTGCCTGGAATGGACCAAACAAATTTACTACAAGCATCTCTGCCAGTATCCAAGTGCATAGCTCTTGATCAGAATGTTGCTTACGGCCAGCCATTGATGAAATGCCCATCCAACATGTCCAAGCAATTTTCTCAAACTGTTACTTCTGCTGATAATACTCATTCTGGACCTGGAGCCTGGCCATCAAAAAACCTCGTTAATATGGGTAATTGTGATAGCTTTGCTGGTTTAACCGCTCAGAATGGTAATGTGATGTTGAGCGTAATGCAGCGTCAGCAACAACAGCATAGACAGCAGCAAGAACAACCACAGAAACATTCTACACTTCAAGAGCCTAGTCGTTTGATTAATGTACAGCCTTCTTGTCTTGTGGTTCCCTCCCATTCTTCAGCCAACTTCCACACAGGAAATGGCCTTGCTTCTGTCAATCAAAGCTGCAGCCTTAGTGGAACTTCCATCATAGATTACAGCATTCTGTCGCCTCAATCAAATATTTCTTCATTGAACTCTGGGAGGATGGGAGATGTGGAAATTAAACCTGCAAGCATGCTTGGTGGGCTATCTGGTGCTGGTTCAATCTCTCCAACCTTGTCATCTGGATCTGTCAATGCAGATAATGGTGTTGGCATTCATGTTCAGAATTCAGCCTCAAGATTTGGCCCAGCCAGACAGTTGTCAGCCATTGTTCCTAATATGTCAGCTCTGCAAGACTCTTATGATACTTCTGGGCAAATGTTTGATCATGGAATGCTTAAGAGTACTGCCTTTGTTGGAAGAGGGACATCAATTCCTAGTCGTTTTGCTGTGGATGAAGCTGGTTTGCCAGTTGGTAACCTGAATCAAGAAAAGATGTATGGAGAGAACAATGCAAACAACGTGAAGCAGGAGCCGAGCATGAACCTTGTTGAAAATGCTAAAGTGGGAGCTCCCATGTTACGGCGTCTTTCCCCTGCTGATGTTATGAGTGTCTTCTCAGATTAG
- the LOC113719124 gene encoding two-component response regulator ORR21-like isoform X1, with protein MATACKEALPVPLPFPAGLKVLVVDDDLTCLKILEQMLTRCMYRVTTCSQATVALNLLREKKGFFDIVLSDVHVPDMDGFKLLELVSLEMNLPVIMMSVDDRTSIVMKGITHGACDYLIKPIRFEELKNIWQHVVWKRCNKGKENEHLDTMEDYDHRKRGSDEAKYAYSFGNKGADGEPETSTKKRKDAKQKDDTEIGKDDLITSKKTPVIWSIELHQQFVSAVNHLGIDKATPKKIMELMNVPGLTRENVANHLQKYRLYLRRLSAVVQKKGGLPSSFCGGIDEPNPKVGSAGRFDVQALAACGHIPQQTLAAFHPELGQNVVYTQPSIQFPSNIPKHISQTVAADNPISGLDPWSSKNLDKMVAGDNVTGLRSQNGTSMMSTTQLQQQRQQQEPQQNLSILPKPNYSITVQPSHLVVPAHSSPSFQVVNSLVSANQNCSPGRSSIINYNIVSPQSNIPATGIGRTADAQLKSTTVLGGSSAAGSPALSACSVDANNGVAVQVPSSALTFGPSRKLPVHVPYIPVLQNSPGMPKNTDLGGGWTSILNRFTVDEIGLPVSNVNQEMMHGENNCNDCFQKKSFLSWRKSTCLHHCYICIFFVVLFFIFIFGSPSGTTF; from the exons ATGGCGACTGCTTGCAAGGAGGCCTTGCCTGTGCCGCTGCCGTTTCCGGCGgggttaaaggtgttggtggtAGATGATGACTTAACCTgcttgaaaattcttgaacaaaTGCTTACCAGGTGCATGTACAGGG TTACCACTTGTTCCCAGGCTACTGTTGCCTTGAATCTCttaagggaaaagaaaggattttTTGATATTGTACTAAGTGATGTCCATGTGCCCGATATGGATGGCTTTAAACTTCTTGAGCTTGTTAGTTTGGAAATGAACCTGccggtcataa TGATGTCTGTAGATGACAGAACAAGTATCGTTATGAAGGGAATCACGCACGGGGCTTGTGATTATCTGATTAAACCTATACGCTTTGAAGAGTTAAAGAATATCTGGCAGCATGTAGTTTGGAAGAGATGCAATAAGGGAAAAGAGAATGAGCATTTGGATACCATGGAAGATTATGATCATCGCAAACGGGGAAGTGATGAGGCTAAGTATGCTTATTCTTTTGGTAATAAAGGAGCAGATGGAGAACCAGAAACATccacaaaaaagagaaaagatgcTAAACAAAAAGATGATACTGAAATAGGAAAAGATGACCTTATTACTTCAAAGAAGACGCCTGTAATCTGGTCGATTGAGCTTCATCAACAATTTGTTAGTGCTGTGAACCACCTGGGAATTGATA AGGCTACACCAAAGAAGATTATGGAATTGATGAATGTGCCAGGTTTAACCAGAGAAAACGTGGCAAACCATTTGCAG AAATATAGACTATATTTGAGGAGACTAAGTGCAGTAGTCCAAAAGAAGGGCGGCCTTCCCAGTTCTTTTTGTGGTGGGATTGATGAGCCAAATCCAAAAGTAGGTTCAGCAGGAAGGTTTGATGTCCAAGCATTGGCTGCTTGTGGTCATATTCCACAACAAACTTTGGCAGCATTTCATCCTGAGCTTGGTCAGAATGTTGTGTACACCCAACCATCAATACAATTCCCATCCAACATACCCAAGCATATTTCGCAGACTGTTGCTGCTGACAATCCCATTTCTGGACTTGATCCCTGGTCTTCAAAAAACCTTGATAAGATGGTTGCTGGTGATAATGTTACTGGTTTACGTTCTCAAAATGGTACTTCAATGATGAGCACGACGCAACTTCAACAACAGAGACAGCAGCAGGAACCTCAACAGAATTTATCTATTCTTCCAAAGCCTAATTATTCAATCACTGTACAGCCTTCTCATCTTGTTGTTCCAGCTCATTCTTCCCCCAGCTTCCAAGTGGTAAATAGCCTGGTTTCTGCTAATCAAAATTGCAGCCCTGGTAGGAGTTCCATCATAAATTACAACATCGTCTCGCCTCAGTCAAATATTCCTGCTACGGGGATTGGGAGAACAGCAGATGCTCAACTTAAATCCACAACCGTGCTTGGCGGGTCATCAGCTGCAGGTTCTCCAGCTTTGTCTGCCTGTTCAGTAGACGCAAATAATGGTGTTGCCGTGCAAGTTCCCAGCTCAGCTTTAACATTTGGTCCATCCAGAAAGTTGCCAGTCCATGTTCCTTATATTCCCGTGTTGCAGAATTCTCCTGGAATGCCTAAAAACACTGACTTGGGTGGTGGATGGACATCGATTCTTAATCGTTTTACTGTGGATGAAATTGGTTTGCCAGTTAGCAATGTAAATCAAGAAATGATGCATGGAGAGAACAATTGCAACGATTGCTTTCAAAAGAAGAGCTTCCTATCTTGGAGAAAGAGCACATGCCTCCATCATTGCTACATCTGCATATTTTTTGTTGTCCTCTTCTTCATCTTCATTTTTGGCTCTCCTTCTGGCACTacattttga
- the LOC113719124 gene encoding two-component response regulator ORR21-like isoform X2: MDGFKLLELVSLEMNLPVIMMSVDDRTSIVMKGITHGACDYLIKPIRFEELKNIWQHVVWKRCNKGKENEHLDTMEDYDHRKRGSDEAKYAYSFGNKGADGEPETSTKKRKDAKQKDDTEIGKDDLITSKKTPVIWSIELHQQFVSAVNHLGIDKATPKKIMELMNVPGLTRENVANHLQKYRLYLRRLSAVVQKKGGLPSSFCGGIDEPNPKVGSAGRFDVQALAACGHIPQQTLAAFHPELGQNVVYTQPSIQFPSNIPKHISQTVAADNPISGLDPWSSKNLDKMVAGDNVTGLRSQNGTSMMSTTQLQQQRQQQEPQQNLSILPKPNYSITVQPSHLVVPAHSSPSFQVVNSLVSANQNCSPGRSSIINYNIVSPQSNIPATGIGRTADAQLKSTTVLGGSSAAGSPALSACSVDANNGVAVQVPSSALTFGPSRKLPVHVPYIPVLQNSPGMPKNTDLGGGWTSILNRFTVDEIGLPVSNVNQEMMHGENNCNDCFQKKSFLSWRKSTCLHHCYICIFFVVLFFIFIFGSPSGTTF, from the exons ATGGATGGCTTTAAACTTCTTGAGCTTGTTAGTTTGGAAATGAACCTGccggtcataa TGATGTCTGTAGATGACAGAACAAGTATCGTTATGAAGGGAATCACGCACGGGGCTTGTGATTATCTGATTAAACCTATACGCTTTGAAGAGTTAAAGAATATCTGGCAGCATGTAGTTTGGAAGAGATGCAATAAGGGAAAAGAGAATGAGCATTTGGATACCATGGAAGATTATGATCATCGCAAACGGGGAAGTGATGAGGCTAAGTATGCTTATTCTTTTGGTAATAAAGGAGCAGATGGAGAACCAGAAACATccacaaaaaagagaaaagatgcTAAACAAAAAGATGATACTGAAATAGGAAAAGATGACCTTATTACTTCAAAGAAGACGCCTGTAATCTGGTCGATTGAGCTTCATCAACAATTTGTTAGTGCTGTGAACCACCTGGGAATTGATA AGGCTACACCAAAGAAGATTATGGAATTGATGAATGTGCCAGGTTTAACCAGAGAAAACGTGGCAAACCATTTGCAG AAATATAGACTATATTTGAGGAGACTAAGTGCAGTAGTCCAAAAGAAGGGCGGCCTTCCCAGTTCTTTTTGTGGTGGGATTGATGAGCCAAATCCAAAAGTAGGTTCAGCAGGAAGGTTTGATGTCCAAGCATTGGCTGCTTGTGGTCATATTCCACAACAAACTTTGGCAGCATTTCATCCTGAGCTTGGTCAGAATGTTGTGTACACCCAACCATCAATACAATTCCCATCCAACATACCCAAGCATATTTCGCAGACTGTTGCTGCTGACAATCCCATTTCTGGACTTGATCCCTGGTCTTCAAAAAACCTTGATAAGATGGTTGCTGGTGATAATGTTACTGGTTTACGTTCTCAAAATGGTACTTCAATGATGAGCACGACGCAACTTCAACAACAGAGACAGCAGCAGGAACCTCAACAGAATTTATCTATTCTTCCAAAGCCTAATTATTCAATCACTGTACAGCCTTCTCATCTTGTTGTTCCAGCTCATTCTTCCCCCAGCTTCCAAGTGGTAAATAGCCTGGTTTCTGCTAATCAAAATTGCAGCCCTGGTAGGAGTTCCATCATAAATTACAACATCGTCTCGCCTCAGTCAAATATTCCTGCTACGGGGATTGGGAGAACAGCAGATGCTCAACTTAAATCCACAACCGTGCTTGGCGGGTCATCAGCTGCAGGTTCTCCAGCTTTGTCTGCCTGTTCAGTAGACGCAAATAATGGTGTTGCCGTGCAAGTTCCCAGCTCAGCTTTAACATTTGGTCCATCCAGAAAGTTGCCAGTCCATGTTCCTTATATTCCCGTGTTGCAGAATTCTCCTGGAATGCCTAAAAACACTGACTTGGGTGGTGGATGGACATCGATTCTTAATCGTTTTACTGTGGATGAAATTGGTTTGCCAGTTAGCAATGTAAATCAAGAAATGATGCATGGAGAGAACAATTGCAACGATTGCTTTCAAAAGAAGAGCTTCCTATCTTGGAGAAAGAGCACATGCCTCCATCATTGCTACATCTGCATATTTTTTGTTGTCCTCTTCTTCATCTTCATTTTTGGCTCTCCTTCTGGCACTacattttga
- the LOC113717997 gene encoding uncharacterized protein: MLKQFVKWTSLSSSPCFLPHFSSDWKSTFNKTLNISSFIKGSKLDKRWNLDSKCSARRRVVYEDEEEDEEYDGYNAEIAMLETYTQSARNEALLVKAMVDEEEVEVLIFKGFSSCLSYGTSPDPSRSVLPARAQIKFIDRVRGPFEPSNIEYIEKGLTWEFFKSRLQSN; encoded by the exons ATGTTGAAGCAGTTTGTTAAATGGACTTCACTTTCTTCATCCCCTTGCTTCTTACCTCATTTTTCTAGTGATTGGAAGTCAACCTTCAACAAAACTTTGAACATATCTTCCTTCATTAAGGGATCAAAATTAGATAAGAGGTGGAATTTGGATTCAAAATGTAGTGCAAGAAGGAGAGTTGTATATGAAGATGAAGAAGAGGATGAAGAATATGATGGTTATAATGCAGAGATAGCGATGCTGGAGACATATACTCAATCTGCAAGAAATGAAGCTCTTCTTGTGAAAGCAATGGTTGATGAAGAGGAGGTTGAAGTCCTTATCTTCAAG GGATTCTCATCATGTTTGAGCTATGGGACTTCACCAGATCCTTCAAGAAGTGTTCTTCCTGCAAGAGCACAGATTAAGTTCATAGATAGAGTTAGAGGGCCTTTTGAACCCTCCAATATAGAGTACATTGAGAAAGGTTTGACATGGGAATTCTTCAAGAGCCGCCTCCAATCAAATTAA